A window of the Phaseolus vulgaris cultivar G19833 chromosome 5, P. vulgaris v2.0, whole genome shotgun sequence genome harbors these coding sequences:
- the LOC137834014 gene encoding uncharacterized protein, with protein MEMPFSLVYGSDVMIPVEIHESSPRFQSFVAEESNEERRVNLDLLDEAREEARIKAEAGKRIVEHQYSSKVKPRQFQVADLVMRKAHPYELENKLSPKWTGPFRVTEAKRNGLYKLETLEGGPIPRTWNAAN; from the coding sequence atggagatgCCTTTCAGCCTTGTATATGGATCGGACGTGATGATCCCGGTGGAGATACACGAgagctcaccacgtttccaaagcttcgtggctgaagagtccaacgagGAAAGGAGGGTAAACTTAGACCTATTGGACGAAGCCAGAGAAGAGGCAAGAATCAAGGCTGAGGCTGGAAAGAGAATAGTAGAGCATCAatacagctctaaggtgaagccacgaCAGTTCCAAGTAGCTGACCTGGTCATGCGAAAGGCTCATCCATAtgagttggagaacaagttgtctcccaagtggaccggaccctttaGAGTAACTGAAGCTAAGAGGAACGGTTTGTATAAGCTTGAAACTCTGGAGGGAGGCCCCATCCCACGCACATGGAACGCGGCGAACTGA